TCCTTGGGCAACATCACATGCCTGTAACAGAAACATGGGAAGGTGGGGAATCTGTATCAGTACTGGGTACAGTATGTCAGACGAGTGCCTGCATATAAAGCCAAGAGAGGCAAGAAAAGACAAACCAGTTCGTAATGGCAGGGAGTTTATATAATCTTATTGTGGGGCAGAGGCAGCTAGGAATAAAGGCCAAGATACCTACATTCTcacaaaagtatattaaaaagtaCATATCAATAAATAACACCAGTGAATGAGCACCTAAATTCCAGACACTGTTGATATATTGACTCTGCCTTCTCGGAGCTTATAGTCTTCTAGTTGATGACCCTAATATAATGGGaaccccacaacacacacacacacacacacacacacacacacacacacacacacacacacacacacacacacacacacacacacacacacacacacacacacacactcttaataAGTAAAGGCAATTTTGAACAGAATTgtaaggaggaagggagagaagtaaTTTCACGGAGAGGAAAGGCCTATCAGGGAAGAGTCAGAACAAAGGGTGAAATATATCTTATCCTTTAAGATCTATCCTAACTTCATTTTCCTAACTCTGAAGGGTTGTGCCATGAGACTTCTTTGGGGGGAACTCCATGCTTTTCTAACCAAGGATAAGTCTCCTTTCATGGCAAAGAAATTACTACTCTGACATGAATTGGGGTGATTCAGACTTCATCATTTTCAATGAAAATGTACTGAATGCTCTCTCTGTGCTAagtaaaagggatttttttcccccaaagagtcAATTCTAGTCTAAATGTCTGAAAATAGCTTACATCTTAACAAGTCCCTGGCATAAAGATTGGCTTCCATACCTATttagaccaaaaaaacaaacaaacccttttCTTAAACCAAATATCACTGCCAAGACTTACATCTTCCAGGGGATGAAATTAGTGATGTTTCTCTAGCCCTGCAAAGACATTATAAGCACTTAATTTTAGTTAGCCTAGTTCAGATGTAGAGAAAAACAGCTGAGGAAAAGAAAGTTAATTGGGTCCACACAGGGCCGGGGGGCCTTTCCCAAGGATTTggcataaaaataatacaaatagtgTGTTTGTCAGTAGACACTGAGTTCTCCAGAAGGCCCAGAGCCCTGCACTAGGCTGAAGAAACACAAGGAAAGCAAGCTTCCAATTGTTTTAAGTATTACGCTTCATATAGATTGGTCGAATGCCAATATTTGTAGAATTCTTTGTCTTCCCTAATTTTCTAATCTAGAATTATGGATTTAGGGTTTATCAAATGCAAACTATAGGGAGTCCTTTCTTCACCATGCTTGGCAAGTTGTACGTGCTCCCACCACAATCTGTACATAGTTCTATCATACCAATTATCACCTTCTTTCTGCTATCTGTCATTACTTCCACAGATTTTTAGGTTTGTTGAAAGCAGAGACCATGGCTTATCCTTGCACTTTAGTAGAACACCTGAAACCTATAAGCACTCCGTAACTGTTTCCTAAGTAGATGCCCTTCAAATATTTGACGGGAATCTATTAGGTCTATATTAAGTCTTTTCTCAATGCTCCTGGCCGGTTTTATTCCACTCCAATTCTTCGAAGCCCACTTCCTAAAACAAGCCAGGCAACCACGCCCCCTTTCCATGAATTAATAAGCAACACTCAGGCTCTCTCAGAACTCCCCTCACTTTGAAGCCTCGAGGAAAATTCGGGATCCGCCTTTGCCACCTTCTCCCAGGAGGCTCTACGGTGTTGCCATGATACAAGTAGTCTCAAGAAGGCAAATTCAATTTGCTCAATGAAGGTGAGAGAATGATCCAGAAACCCGCAAAGCTGAGGGTGGTCGGCACTCTAATACTCTAACCACGTCCACCCACGCCTCCTCCCAACAGGAGAGCTTACTCCAAATTCTCTACCACTTTAGGGTTTCTTTTACGATCGCACCCTACCCTTCGCGCATGCGCCTTACGCTCTCATTGCTCGCACCCATTCCCTTCATCTCCCGCGCATGCGCCATTCTGTAGCTTCAGTCCGCGTTACTAACTCCTCGTGCCCTCACTTTTCAAAGCTCACGACCTTGTTATTGCCCCCGCGCCGGCACTAACCGGTACTCGAACTCCTCGTCGTCGTATTTGTCCGAATAGTAAATCTGCTTGTGCGACATAATCACCCTGCCTGAGGACCGTCAGCCCCACACCGCCAACCTCCAAACAACTCCCAGCAGCACGCGCTCCCACCCTCTTTGGCCTCGCTTTCAAACACACCGCCCGCGCTTTCTATTGGTCATTCTGGCGGAAGGCGGGACAACCCCACCTTCAAGCCTCCGATTGGCTTAGATTTGCTTCTCCTTGAGTCCTTATTGGAGTGCACTGCCTACGTTGCTCAAGAACAAACGTAGGTCAAAAATAGGCCTCTTATTGGCTATCACGGCTCCTGTGCGCGTTCTCGTGCTGCCATTGGCTGACACGGGAAAGTGGGACGGGTGAAGGAGGGACGATGGTAGAGGGTCAGGGGTTAGTGAGGCCGGAAGTGAGTGCAATAAAGTTTCTCCAGGGAGGCCGGGCCCGGGGAGAAAGTTGGAGCGGCGACCTAAGAAGGCAGTGGCGTGATCCGGAACCAAATCGGCCCGCGGTGCGGTGCGGAGACTCCATGAAGCCCTGGTGAGTTGggactttttttctccttaggtgaCCCACTCCTCCTCCCCGGAACCCCTCTCCCGGGACCCTACTTCCGGTCTTCACTTATAAGCCCCGCCCCTGCGACCCCCTCCCCGGAAGTCCCACCTCCCAACTTCAGGGGGCTCCCCGAACCCCgacttgttttctatttattgtcCCCGACCCCACTCTGTCGCCCGACTTTCCTGGAAGTCCCACCTCCAGACATGCTTCCAGGTCCTACTACTAGAAACCCTACGTTAGTCCTTCCAATTCCCCGAAACTCCGCCTCCTAGCGACGATTCTCCGCCAACTCCTGTCTATCAAAAAGCCTATCTCCCGAAAGGGCAGAGCCCTGCCCCTCAAAGAACTATTCGAATTCAAGAAGCCACGCCTCTCTAGGGGTTCCTCCCCTTTAGAAGCCCCGCCCCTTCTTTAATCCACGTCTGATTGTCCAGAAGCCTTGCCTCCTGGGAGTCTCTCTGATGCTCGCGTCCTGAGAGGGCCACGCCCCCTCAGGAGCGTTTTCCCTGTAGGACCCGGGTCATCGCCTCAGAAGCTTTGTCTTCAATCCCAGAAACTTCACCTGCTTAAcatttccttgttctttttctctttggggaCTTTGGCTCAGTTTTCCTGAGCTCTCATGCTCCATTGGGTAGGAAGTCAGAAGTTCACATCTCTGGCTCTGAGGAGTCAGAGATTAGAGGCagcccttttcctctcccttacCCTCTTCCAAGGGTGGACCTACTTGAAGGGGGCTGGACTTGGGGTTTGGTacgagagtgggagggagactcgCTCATAGattcccagccccactcccaggaCCGACTCCACCCCAGAAACAGCTGTTTGTCTCATACCTGTACGTCGGGAGCTGGGTAGGGCCACGGATTTGTTGGTGTGTAACATGTGGGTGTGACAGGAGAGAAAGTTTTCCACCACCAGAAAACGGTGGCTTGGAGTGGGTGTAGGTAATAGTGTCCTTTttgctgtttgattttttttttaagggactcCTCAGGCCCCACCACTTCTCtggctcttcccctccccctaacCGGAGTTCTAGTCTGGGCATTCCTCCTGGTCCCGCTTGCCCAGCCTTCCCTTCTGGAAACATTCCTGAGCTTTCGCCATTTCCTGCTACTTTCCGCCGCTCTTGCCTCCTCCTCCCTGCTGGGCTGAGAAGCCACACGCAGCTTCTTCCAGTCACCCGGATTCCCAGTAGCAATCTCCTTTCTTcctacataaatttaaaaagccctacttcctctttcttttctaacAATGCTCACACCTGTTGGTCATTCCCTGCTTCTGGATCCTGCAGGCACCCATAGAATGCCCACCTCTAAAGATGAGGAcatcctggtgtgtgtgtgtgtgtgatgggggtgTGAGGCTTTGGCAGAATACTTTCCTCATTCTCTCTATGCCTGGGCGCTGAGTCTTTAGGAAACAGAGTGATAGAATTTCTTCTCGGGAGTGGTGCATGGAGTGGCAAAGCTCTCCTTGGAGGACTAAGTGGGAGGTGATAAGCACAGTATCTAACATGTTTTAAGTGCTAGTGTTGTTCATTGCTATAATCATATGATAATTTGCATCTTTTTATATTCTGAAGTAAATTTAAGGATAGGTAATTCTGCGGTGAGCCTGGGGGGTTATATGTATCTTTTACAACTACTTTTTTGGGTCACTTTCCAACTTCCTTTATGGCCCCCTTGAGCAGAGCTGTGGAGCAGAGCTGTGGGCGGAAGGAATGGGTTTGGGACTGTTCCCTGTGTCCATCCTCAGTCCTTCTCCTGGCACCCCTTTCTCCTTAGCAGATTTGTCTTGTGCCCCCTCTGTCCCTTCATGGCCTGTAGCCCCCACTTCTCTTGGAGAACTGTTGCACTCTCCCATTTCCTCCAGCCAGACTCTGCCTCTGGCGTGAGGGGCATCATGCTCTGTGGTGGACACCTGCACCCTTCCCAGTCACTACTGCAAGAGGAGGGGTATGAGCTTACCCGCAGGTCCAGGGAGCTGACCTTAGTGTCAATGccctggccgcccccaccccTTCTACCTTTGACAGCTTGCTTCGCTGTGGAAAGGGGGACAGAAGAGTGCTTGGCATGGGCCGCTGCTCCTTGGCATGGTAGGCGCCATGCATGGAGAACAAGCCTCCACCAGCCTGTcctctgctccagctcctgcctgGTGGCTCCCTGATGTACCACCCAGGTTGGACTTTATTCCCCTTACTTCACCAGCTTTGCCCTTCCTCTTGGCCCCTCCCTGCATCCACTGGGACCACGtccttccttttcccatttctttAGCTCCTTCCACAGCTGTGGTAGCAGAGGATGCTAATGGCCCAGGCTCCCTGGGGCTGCCACCCCATGTGTGATAGTGGTGGGGGGTCGCCGGGGGTGgccggggctggaggaggagggagttTGAGTGTTCAACTAGGACAGGAAGGGAATTGCTGAGCTCAGGaatcccctccctttcccacccccagctgcctctgtttcctcccttATTCCCCCCGCTGCCCTCCCTTAGTTTCCTGCTCCCTTTGGCCTGCCTATGTCTGGTTTGGATTGATGCAGACCTCCTCTTgccaccctcctttccttctcactcctccatccttccctcccactcccactcccactttATTCCTCTCCAGATTACTTGTTGTTTGtaccggggcggggtgggggtgggggggggcgggcatGGATCGCTCTGCCCTGTAAGAGTTCTGGGTTGGGGCAGTGCTGGAGGCTTAGCCCCTCAGAGCCTGTGAGTCAGCACTGTCCTCGGGATTGGTCTCTCCCCTTAGCTCCCCGCCCCTGGGGAGGAGCCAGTCAGCTCTAGGTCCAGCCTGTTCTCCTCACAGCTAGAGAAGAGGCTCCACGCTGGGCGGGGATGGGGCCTGAAACTCTCTGGGTCTGAGCCTGGGGAGCCAGAGCCACttgtccctctccctccccaggacccttGAGATCCCTGGGCCAGAGAGGTCCGATCAGGCTAAGGGCCTGGGATGCCCCCTGCCTGGCCCCCTTGCCCTGACTGGCAGGGGGGCCAGGCTGGGCAGCAGCCTTCCTCTCACTCCAGCCATGGATCTCCTGCCCCCCAAGCCCAAGTACAACCCACTTCGGAATGAGTCTCTGTCATCGCTGGAGGAGGGAGCTTCAGGGTCCACCCCACCGGAGGAGCTGCCTTCCCCATCAGCCTCGTCTCTGGGGCCCATGCTGCCACCTCTGCCTGGGGACGATAGTCCCACTACCCTGTGCTCCTTCTTCCCCCGGATGAGCAACCTGAAGCTGGCCAACCCGGCTGGGGGGCGCCTGGGGCCGAAGGGGGAGCCAGGAAGGGCAGCCGAGGATGGGGAGGGGATCGTAGGGGCAGCCATGCCGGACTCaggccccctgcccctcctccaggacATGAACAAGCTGAGTGGAGGCGGCGGGCGCAGGACTCGGGTGGAAGGGGGCCAGCTGGGGGGCGAGGAGTGGACCCGCCACGGGAGCTTTGTCAATAAGCCCACGCGGGGCTGGCTGCATCCCAACGACAAAGTCATGGGACCCGGGGTTTCCTACTTGGTTCGGGTGAGTGAACATCCTCCCTCCCACTTCCTCCAGTTCCTCTGCTcactagtcttttttttcctgctcttccCCAGCAACTCCTTTGGTTTCTGTGTCCTGTTTCTTAAACCTTTCTTGCCCCTTCTCTGATTCTTTCGCcccttcccttccagctctgtCTGGGGCCCCTTCCTTCTTgtgactcccccacccccaccctgccatGCTTAGCACAAAGCCCAGCACAAGCCCTTAGTAAGTGTTGGAATGAGTGACTCTTGACTGTCCCCTCCAGTCTCCTCCCCCTTTCTGGAGATGTCACTCCATCCCACCCAGTGCCTGTCACTCCCCTCCGAATTCTCTTCCCACATGCATGAGGTCCCCCAAGCTTGCCTTCTCTCCTCACCCTGTTGTTCTGCATGTCGTGGGATGTATCCACGGGCAGTGGGCAGAACTTCTGCAACCTTACGGAACAAGCAGGGAAGAGTCCTGGGGCTCTTTGtgaagaggtggggggaggcggCTGACTGTTCTCCTCCCGTCCCTCCCCTCAGTACATGGGATGTGTGGAGGTCCTGCAGTCAATGCGCGCCCTGGACTTCAACACCCGGACTCAGGTCACCAGGttggtggggcggggggcggagtGTGGGGGTCCTGGGATttgtgaggggaggggggagtgggtCACTTGGCAGTGGCACTAGTGATGGCTCATCTTTGGGTGGTGAAGGGGATTGAGAGAAAGTTAGGGAAGGGAGTCGAAGTCTCAATGAAGAGAGGCAACTCTGACCTGGCTCCTTCTTGCTTATGCAGCCTGGGGGGTTGTGGGGGAGGTGGCAGAGGCAGCTGGCAGCTGGAGCTTGAGTGGAAAATGGGGGTAGATGGAAGGTTGCTGCTGCCTTTGGGAAGGGGATGGGACATTTGGTAGCTGGAAGGGGGTGGGCCCAGACCCACTGAGGCTCTAACCCAATCAGCCAGGAAGCGGCCTCTCAGTGTCATCAAATATTAAAGGCCCTTAATTCAATCCGCCACGACAAAGAGCCTGGAGTGCCCCTGGAGTCTGGCctggccttcccctcccccagccctgtggcAGCTCCAGCCGGGTGGGAGGCAGGCCGTGGGTCTGAGTACCCCTCTTTCCCCAGGGAGGCCATCAGTCTGGTGTGTGACGCTGTGCCGGGTGCTAAGGGGGCAACAAGGAGGAGAAAGGTAGCTGGGGTCGATGGGGCTAGGGGCGCTGCCGGGAGAGGTGGAGGAGCAGGGGGAAGGCTGGTGTGGGGCGTGCGGGGAGGAGGCCAGGAGGCAGGGGTGTGCGGGGAGCCCCCAGCTTCTGAGATCCTTGGGCCCTTCCCTAGCCCTGTAGCCGTCCACTCAGCTCCATCCTGGGGAGGAGTAACCTGAAATTTGCTGGAATGCCAATCACTCTCACCGTCTCCACCAGCAGCCTCAACCTCATGGCCGCAGACTGCAAACAGGTTGGTGGACTAGGGCGGCAGGACCAGAAACATTGATGGGAGGGCTAAGTGAGGACCCGGTTATGAGGGCAAGAAACTCGGACAGAAGGCTTGGGAGCATCAGGACGGTAGGGAAGGAAGAGATTAGGAGGACATGGGTTGAGAAGCCAAAAGGATGAGACTGGGACCCCAGGGTCCTGGGCCAATGGTGGGGGGCGCCCAGTGGGCCCTGAGGCTGCCTGACACATGTCATTCCCTTCCTTCTCCATCCCCTGCCCTAACCCTCAGATCATCGCCAACCACCACATGCAATCCATCTCCTTTGCGTCTGGCGGGGACCCGGTGAGTTGGGGAATGGAGCACGGGTGGTGGGAGAAGAGTACGGGGCTAGGGGTTGGAAAGACACTGGCTAGAGAATAGAGCGTGCTAGGATTGAGGTGATATCTGAAGAGGACTGGGTTTGAGGGGTCAGGAGTGAGGTGGGGCTATGAAATTTAGCTAACTGGCCTCTTCTGACTCTGTCCACCCCAGGACACAGCCGAGTATGTCGCCTATGTTGCCAAAGACCCGGTGAATCAGAGAGGTGAGGCGTGGTGGGGAGCACTGGGTGGGGCCAGCTGTCCGAGAGGTAGGTGAGCAGGACCCGGCGGCTCCTGGCTGCGGAGGACAGACGACAAGGGCCTCTGTCTGCGCCTCCTCCTGGCCACGCTGCCCCCGAGCTCCCTGACGGcctctgctgtgtccccagcctgCCACATCCTGGAGTGTCCCGAAGGGCTTGCTCAGGACGTCATCAGCACCATTGGCCAGGCCTTCGAGTTGCGTTTCAAACAATACCTCAGGAACCCGCCCAAGCTGGTCACCCCCCATGACAGGTGAGTGGGCCAGGGTTGGGGGGCGGCCAGCTCTTGGGCCCCAGACCGGAATTGGAAAAGTAGGTCTGCTCTTCCCACACTTGAGCTCAGAGAGGTGCAGGGAAGGAAATAACCTGTGCTCCCCTGCTTCCCACTTCCTGCTATTCTTAAGTTTCCTGTGGCCATCAGGAAGGTCTTTCGAGGCCCTGCCTGCTGCAGGGCCACCTCTTCCTGTCGTGTGCCCGTGGTGGAGCTGTAGTCCAGGACGTCCACGCTGCAGCTCTTCCCTGGCTAGATGGGCTTTTCTTTTCCCAGCCATCTCATTGCTGGTCTGTCCTTTTGTGCATTTCTCCATATTTAGTTTAgttcttcattttcttgcctctAGAAGCCGTCAAGAATTTGGGTGAGGGAGGATGGCTCTTTCCTGAGATCCTTACCTTTCCCACCTCAGACCAGTAGTATTGAGTATTTAGAGGAGGTTAAACGACTCTGGAGCACCCCCCTCCCCGGTACTTACtgctccccctccctcttgggagACAGCTTAATGATCAAGGGCATGACTTTAAAGACAAATCTGAATTCACATCTCAGCTCCACCACCTTTTAGTTGTGAGACCTAAATCCTTTTACCCCTgatcctcattttcctcatctataaaatcgaagaaggaaataatacctaccttatagggttgCCAGGAGGatgaaatgattatatatatgaAACACCCAGCCTCAGGCCTACCCCTCAGGGAATGCCCAGTATGTGACCGCTGTTCTGTCCTCCATCCTCTTACCCatgctcttctcttcctcctgtccctcccAGGATGGCTGGCTTTGATGGCTCAGCTTGggatgaggaggaagaagagccACCTGACCATCAGTACTATAATGACTTCCCTGGGAAGGAACCCcctcttgggggggtggtggaCATGAGGCTTCGGGAAGGAGTCCCCCAGGGGGCTGCTCGACCCACTCCACCCAGTGCCCAGACCCCTAGCCACCTGGGAGCCACGCTGGTAAGTTGCTTGCATGAAGGTGGGCTGGGCCCAGGAAGGCAGCGTCTGGTTAGGGCCTCTGGTCTCACCCTATTTTTGTCCCTTCAGCCAGTGGGGCAGCCTGTTGGAGGAGACCCAGAAGCCCGCAAACAGATGCTGCCCCCGCCACCCTGCCCAGGTATGAAGGGA
This sequence is a window from Globicephala melas chromosome 1, mGloMel1.2, whole genome shotgun sequence. Protein-coding genes within it:
- the SHC1 gene encoding SHC-transforming protein 1 isoform X2; the encoded protein is MDLLPPKPKYNPLRNESLSSLEEGASGSTPPEELPSPSASSLGPMLPPLPGDDSPTTLCSFFPRMSNLKLANPAGGRLGPKGEPGRAAEDGEGIVGAAMPDSGPLPLLQDMNKLSGGGGRRTRVEGGQLGGEEWTRHGSFVNKPTRGWLHPNDKVMGPGVSYLVRYMGCVEVLQSMRALDFNTRTQVTREAISLVCDAVPGAKGATRRRKPCSRPLSSILGRSNLKFAGMPITLTVSTSSLNLMAADCKQIIANHHMQSISFASGGDPDTAEYVAYVAKDPVNQRACHILECPEGLAQDVISTIGQAFELRFKQYLRNPPKLVTPHDRMAGFDGSAWDEEEEEPPDHQYYNDFPGKEPPLGGVVDMRLREGVPQGAARPTPPSAQTPSHLGATLPVGQPVGGDPEARKQMLPPPPCPGRELFDDPSYVNVQNLDKARQAGGGAGPPNPAVNGSAPRDLFDMKPFEDALRVPPPPQLVAMAEQLRGEPWFHGKLSRREAEALLQLNGDFLVRESTTTPGQYVLTGLQSGQPKHLLLVDPEGVVRTKDHRFESVSHLISYHMDNHLPIISAGSELCLQQPVERKL
- the SHC1 gene encoding SHC-transforming protein 1 isoform X1, with the translated sequence MDLLPPKPKYNPLRNESLSSLEEGASGSTPPEELPSPSASSLGPMLPPLPGDDSPTTLCSFFPRMSNLKLANPAGGRLGPKGEPGRAAEDGEGIVGAAMPDSGPLPLLQDMNKLSGGGGRRTRVEGGQLGGEEWTRHGSFVNKPTRGWLHPNDKVMGPGVSYLVRYMGCVEVLQSMRALDFNTRTQVTREAISLVCDAVPGAKGATRRRKPCSRPLSSILGRSNLKFAGMPITLTVSTSSLNLMAADCKQIIANHHMQSISFASGGDPDTAEYVAYVAKDPVNQRACHILECPEGLAQDVISTIGQAFELRFKQYLRNPPKLVTPHDRMAGFDGSAWDEEEEEPPDHQYYNDFPGKEPPLGGVVDMRLREGVPQGAARPTPPSAQTPSHLGATLPVGQPVGGDPEARKQMLPPPPCPAGRELFDDPSYVNVQNLDKARQAGGGAGPPNPAVNGSAPRDLFDMKPFEDALRVPPPPQLVAMAEQLRGEPWFHGKLSRREAEALLQLNGDFLVRESTTTPGQYVLTGLQSGQPKHLLLVDPEGVVRTKDHRFESVSHLISYHMDNHLPIISAGSELCLQQPVERKL
- the SHC1 gene encoding SHC-transforming protein 1 isoform X3, whose translation is MNKLSGGGGRRTRVEGGQLGGEEWTRHGSFVNKPTRGWLHPNDKVMGPGVSYLVRYMGCVEVLQSMRALDFNTRTQVTREAISLVCDAVPGAKGATRRRKPCSRPLSSILGRSNLKFAGMPITLTVSTSSLNLMAADCKQIIANHHMQSISFASGGDPDTAEYVAYVAKDPVNQRACHILECPEGLAQDVISTIGQAFELRFKQYLRNPPKLVTPHDRMAGFDGSAWDEEEEEPPDHQYYNDFPGKEPPLGGVVDMRLREGVPQGAARPTPPSAQTPSHLGATLPVGQPVGGDPEARKQMLPPPPCPAGRELFDDPSYVNVQNLDKARQAGGGAGPPNPAVNGSAPRDLFDMKPFEDALRVPPPPQLVAMAEQLRGEPWFHGKLSRREAEALLQLNGDFLVRESTTTPGQYVLTGLQSGQPKHLLLVDPEGVVRTKDHRFESVSHLISYHMDNHLPIISAGSELCLQQPVERKL